A stretch of the Aegilops tauschii subsp. strangulata cultivar AL8/78 chromosome 4, Aet v6.0, whole genome shotgun sequence genome encodes the following:
- the LOC109735094 gene encoding large ribosomal subunit protein uL6c — MASLSPSLHLPCNSRTGFLGKSQGILLRVIPAGRVGFIRKTVECKESRIGKKPIEVPSNVTLTLEEQFVKAKGPLGELSLNYPTEVKVVKEETGKLRVFKTVETKRANQMHGLFRTLTDNIIVGVSKGFDKRLQLVGVGYRATVEGKDLVMNLGFSHPVRMAVPEGLQVKVEENTRIIVSGYDKSEIGQFAATIKKWRPPEPYKGKGIRYQDEIVRRKEGKAGKKK, encoded by the exons ATGGCgtccctctccccctccctccaCCTCCCTTG CAATTCAAGAACTGGCTTCCTTGGGAAGTCACAAGGCATACTTCTTCGTGTTATCCCTGCTGGCAGAGTTGGTTTCATTAGAAAAACAGTGGAATGCAAGGAATCTAGAATCGGAAAGAAGCCGATTGAAGTTCCATCAAATGTTACTCTAACACTAGAGGAGCAGTTTGTCAAAGCTAAGGGTCCACTGGGAGAGTTGTCATTAAACTATCCCACCGAAGTAAAAGTTGTGAAAGAAGAAACTGGCAAATTGAGAGTATTCAAGACTGTGGAAACCAAAAGGGCGAATCAGATGCATGGCCTTTTCAG AACCCTGACGGACAACATCATCGTGGGGGTGTCAAAAGGATTTGACAAGAGGCTTCAGTTAGTGGGGGTTGGGTACCGTGCGACGGTGGAGGGCAAAGACCTGGTGATGAACCTGGGATTCTCGCACCCTGTACGGATGGCTGTCCCAGAAGGACTTCAAGTCAAGGTGGAGGAGAACACGAGAATCATCGTGAGTGGGTACGACAAGAGCGAAATCGGTCAGTTTGCTGCCACCATAAAGAAGTGGAGGCCTCCGGAGCCATACAAGGGGAAGGGTATCCGGTACCAGGACGAGATTGTCAGGAGGAAGGAGGGCAAAGCTGGGAAGAAGAAATAG